From Myxococcales bacterium, a single genomic window includes:
- a CDS encoding polysaccharide deacetylase family protein: MRRIARVLALMAVAAALPQASARGEPAAERMAASVSVPAPPPVVLPPRRVPRVIDVAPTGERVALDEPVVVRFDAEVPREWRGSLVQLLPDLPVDTHWLDDSAVELRPRRWHQGKPVRVTVSVPGTEPVEWSFRTRVPMPLAPLPGEGARLILSFDDGPNDRRQADRLLDRLKELGIRALFFPSGRWTKTRPDWVKRAYEEGHRVCNHTYSHVNLTAPWMTEARIIEEISRGAGDGECKLFRPPLMGIDKRVERVASELGYEIYLWDVDSRDWEGTPAEDLLATVLGRARPNAVVLFHIHADATYSVLPRLAELLRQAGYVLSWDPADAPASRVGDGGRAEWGALEDRPNEADAPMADADPSALGPPGPGPARLPARTP; this comes from the coding sequence GTGCGACGAATCGCTCGGGTGCTTGCTCTCATGGCAGTTGCCGCGGCGCTGCCGCAGGCGAGCGCACGCGGTGAGCCCGCTGCCGAGCGCATGGCTGCTTCGGTCAGTGTGCCCGCGCCGCCGCCGGTGGTCCTCCCTCCGCGCCGCGTCCCGAGAGTGATCGACGTCGCGCCGACGGGTGAGCGTGTCGCGCTCGACGAACCCGTGGTCGTACGCTTCGATGCGGAGGTCCCCCGCGAGTGGCGGGGTTCGCTCGTGCAGCTTCTGCCCGACCTGCCCGTCGACACTCACTGGCTCGACGACAGCGCGGTGGAGCTCAGACCGAGGCGTTGGCATCAAGGCAAACCGGTTCGAGTCACGGTCTCCGTCCCCGGCACCGAACCCGTCGAGTGGAGCTTCCGCACCCGGGTACCGATGCCCCTCGCGCCGCTCCCAGGGGAGGGGGCGCGACTGATCTTGAGCTTCGATGACGGTCCGAACGATCGACGCCAGGCCGACAGGCTGCTCGACCGTCTGAAGGAGCTCGGCATCCGCGCCCTGTTCTTCCCGTCGGGGCGCTGGACGAAGACCCGTCCCGACTGGGTGAAGCGGGCCTACGAGGAGGGGCACCGCGTCTGCAATCACACTTACAGTCATGTCAATCTGACCGCACCCTGGATGACGGAGGCGCGGATCATCGAGGAAATCAGCCGAGGCGCCGGCGATGGTGAGTGCAAACTCTTCCGGCCACCGCTGATGGGCATCGACAAGAGGGTCGAGCGCGTCGCGAGCGAGCTCGGGTACGAGATCTACCTCTGGGACGTGGACAGCCGGGACTGGGAGGGAACGCCGGCCGAGGACCTGCTCGCCACGGTGCTCGGTCGCGCCCGTCCGAACGCCGTGGTCCTGTTTCACATCCACGCCGACGCGACCTACTCGGTGCTCCCGAGGTTGGCCGAGCTGCTGCGGCAGGCCGGCTACGTGCTGTCCTGGGACCCGGCCGACGCCCCGGCCTCGCGTGTAGGCGATGGTGGGAGGGCTGAATGGGGCGCCCTCGAGGACCGTCCTAATGAAGCGGATGCTCCCATGGCTGACGCGGATCCGTCCGCGCTTGGCCCACCCGGACCTGGGCCTGCTAGACTCCCAGCCCGTACCCCCTGA